A single genomic interval of Chitinophaga sp. 180180018-3 harbors:
- a CDS encoding AraC family transcriptional regulator — protein MENSEPSYPTYEAFTSLPVSAAPLVFDFLLPEVKGRMRMMKLGAIHVSDGQLEISGKAAHDTQLRHYNDHPCIEMNFMLEGNILQQHSHLSEKLYFTRGYHNVMFNQGEWEQNQYMGSGIHNNFTINIHTSRFLELFSAYAEQLDDIAGKVARGEPFLLHRPELPFTPQMLQVIHNIWNNPLSGTLQNLYLETKTTELLLLQWEQFTRPRKAATVLKSREDIARIHLAREILLNNIQQPPSLAQLAQQCGVNEFKLKKGFRELFNDTVFGYLHELRLEQARQLVLDTDMSMAEIAAVTGYAHSQHFHRAFRQRYGTTPLQLRK, from the coding sequence ATGGAAAATAGCGAACCTTCCTACCCGACATATGAAGCATTTACCAGCCTGCCGGTATCGGCGGCACCGCTGGTATTCGACTTCTTATTGCCGGAAGTGAAGGGCCGGATGCGCATGATGAAACTGGGCGCCATCCACGTTTCCGACGGACAGCTGGAGATCTCCGGCAAAGCCGCACATGACACACAGCTGCGTCACTACAACGATCATCCTTGTATTGAAATGAATTTTATGCTGGAAGGAAATATCCTCCAGCAACATAGTCATCTCTCCGAAAAATTATATTTTACCAGGGGATATCATAACGTGATGTTCAACCAGGGCGAATGGGAGCAGAACCAATACATGGGCAGTGGCATCCACAATAATTTTACCATCAATATTCATACATCCCGTTTCCTGGAACTGTTCAGCGCTTATGCGGAACAGCTGGATGATATAGCCGGAAAAGTGGCGCGGGGTGAGCCTTTCCTGTTACACCGGCCCGAGTTGCCGTTTACGCCACAGATGTTGCAGGTCATCCATAATATCTGGAATAACCCACTCAGTGGCACTTTGCAAAATCTTTATCTCGAAACAAAAACAACAGAACTGCTGCTGTTGCAATGGGAACAATTTACACGGCCCCGTAAAGCCGCTACGGTATTGAAATCCAGGGAAGATATTGCACGTATCCACCTGGCGCGCGAAATATTATTGAACAATATACAGCAGCCGCCGTCGCTGGCACAGCTGGCGCAACAATGTGGTGTTAATGAATTTAAATTGAAGAAGGGTTTCAGGGAGCTGTTCAATGATACTGTTTTCGGCTACCTTCATGAGCTCCGCCTGGAGCAGGCCCGTCAGCTCGTTCTCGATACGGATATGAGCATGGCTGAAATAGCCGCTGTCACCGGCTATGCGCATTCGCAGCATTTTCACCGCGCCTTCAGGCAGCGCTATGGCACTACGCCGCTGCAACTACGTAAGTAG
- a CDS encoding ABC transporter permease encodes MLKNYLLFALRQLRRNRGYTLINVAGLSIGMAVAFVIGIWIAGEVAVDKSYPDRSHIVEIMQDQRPKGTPPGTPITYRGTTVSSALEPFLQNNYKDIFAETAMFQWPSEGLLINGDKSISRRGSWAEHTFPILFGYHFLSGNAASLRDPSTALISRSTAIALYGTENALGKTFKYNNQLLFTVGGVYADLPETSSFHDIDFFTPITHKSMDWLTRNTDFNDHSCRIFARLAGNTTAKGATARIRDLCTPFVKYSIETYTVLPFDQLYLHYDESDSVAGSGRIGFVRLIGIIGVFVLLLACINFMNLSTARSEKRAREVGIRKTLGSQRAQLISQFLGESLLVAFFAFVLAIGLTVLSLPAFSQLSGKSMTLPWNSPIFWSFSLAITGITGLLAGSYPAFYLSGFRPVKVLKGVFKAGRDASLPRKVLVVAQFSISLSLIIGTLVVFRQIQYTKDQPIGYDRAGLINIPINTDSLDHHYEALRTSLLNTGVVAGVANASTLLTEFYQNNQMEWPGMTEEQKSIFFRDIAVNADFGSTIGWTVLQGRDFSRDYGTDSAAAIVNETGARALGFDNPIGKTFRLWNKNWTIIGVTKDMISNSPYDKVQPAVFLGHGGHSVNIVRIKPGTSIRTALTAIEAVYKQYNPASPFIYHFNDDAYAQKFVTETRIGNLTTVFSGLAILISCLGLFGLASFVAEQRTKEMGVRKILGASVVHLWALISGDFLRLIALSMAIAMPLIGLAMNKWLQHYAIHTYLSPWIFVLAGAGMLFITLCTVSFQALKAALMNPIKSLRAE; translated from the coding sequence ATGCTTAAAAATTACCTTCTCTTCGCTCTCCGCCAACTTCGCAGAAACCGCGGCTACACCCTGATTAATGTTGCTGGCCTTTCTATAGGCATGGCCGTCGCCTTCGTTATCGGCATCTGGATCGCCGGAGAAGTTGCTGTCGACAAATCCTATCCCGACCGCTCCCATATCGTAGAGATTATGCAGGACCAGCGCCCAAAAGGTACTCCACCGGGCACGCCCATCACCTATAGAGGAACAACCGTCTCCTCCGCCCTTGAGCCTTTTCTGCAAAATAACTATAAAGACATCTTCGCTGAAACAGCGATGTTCCAGTGGCCCAGCGAGGGCCTGCTGATCAATGGCGACAAAAGCATTTCCCGCCGGGGATCCTGGGCGGAACATACTTTCCCCATCCTCTTCGGCTATCACTTTCTTAGTGGGAATGCAGCGTCGCTCCGTGACCCTTCAACGGCACTGATCTCCCGGTCTACCGCCATCGCCCTGTACGGAACCGAAAATGCGCTGGGCAAAACCTTTAAATACAACAACCAGTTATTATTCACGGTCGGAGGTGTCTATGCGGATCTGCCCGAGACCTCGTCTTTTCATGACATCGACTTTTTCACGCCCATCACTCACAAATCGATGGATTGGCTCACCCGCAACACGGATTTCAATGACCATAGCTGCCGCATCTTCGCCCGCCTGGCCGGTAATACCACCGCAAAAGGGGCCACAGCCCGGATACGGGATCTCTGTACTCCCTTTGTCAAATACAGCATCGAGACCTATACCGTGCTTCCTTTTGATCAGTTGTACCTGCACTACGACGAATCAGACAGCGTCGCAGGAAGCGGGCGCATTGGCTTTGTACGGCTCATCGGGATCATTGGCGTCTTCGTATTGTTGCTGGCCTGCATCAATTTCATGAACCTGTCTACAGCCCGAAGCGAAAAGCGGGCAAGGGAAGTCGGTATCCGCAAAACGCTGGGCTCCCAGCGAGCCCAACTCATCTCGCAATTCCTGGGCGAATCCCTTCTTGTCGCCTTTTTTGCCTTTGTCCTGGCAATTGGCCTGACCGTGCTAAGTCTTCCGGCGTTTAGCCAGCTCTCCGGCAAATCCATGACCCTTCCCTGGAACAGTCCGATCTTCTGGTCTTTTTCCCTCGCCATCACAGGGATCACGGGCCTGCTGGCCGGCAGCTACCCGGCATTCTATCTAAGTGGATTCCGACCCGTAAAAGTCCTGAAGGGCGTTTTTAAGGCTGGCAGAGACGCAAGCCTTCCGAGAAAGGTCCTGGTCGTAGCCCAGTTCTCCATTTCGCTAAGCCTGATCATTGGCACCCTGGTCGTCTTCCGGCAGATTCAATATACCAAGGACCAGCCCATCGGCTATGACCGTGCCGGGCTTATCAATATTCCTATCAACACGGATTCGCTGGACCACCATTATGAGGCCCTCCGCACCAGCCTGCTCAACACCGGAGTGGTGGCTGGTGTGGCAAATGCTTCCACATTACTGACCGAATTTTACCAGAATAACCAGATGGAATGGCCGGGCATGACCGAGGAGCAGAAAAGCATATTCTTCCGCGATATAGCGGTCAATGCCGATTTCGGTTCCACCATCGGCTGGACAGTGCTCCAGGGCCGGGACTTTTCCCGGGACTACGGAACGGACAGCGCCGCCGCCATTGTCAACGAGACAGGCGCCCGAGCCCTTGGATTTGACAACCCGATTGGCAAAACCTTCCGATTGTGGAACAAGAACTGGACGATCATAGGGGTAACAAAGGACATGATCTCCAACAGTCCCTATGACAAGGTCCAACCCGCCGTCTTCCTGGGTCACGGTGGACACTCCGTCAACATTGTCCGCATTAAACCCGGCACTTCCATCCGTACCGCGCTCACGGCGATCGAAGCTGTGTACAAACAATATAATCCCGCCAGTCCTTTTATCTATCATTTTAACGATGATGCTTACGCACAAAAATTCGTCACCGAAACCCGAATCGGCAACCTGACCACCGTCTTCTCCGGCCTGGCCATTCTGATCTCCTGCCTGGGACTGTTCGGTCTGGCCTCCTTCGTCGCGGAGCAACGCACAAAAGAGATGGGCGTCCGCAAGATCCTCGGCGCCAGCGTCGTGCACCTGTGGGCGCTGATATCGGGCGACTTCCTCCGGCTCATCGCCCTCTCGATGGCCATCGCCATGCCGCTGATCGGGCTGGCCATGAACAAATGGTTGCAGCATTACGCGATCCACACCTATCTTTCGCCCTGGATCTTCGTTCTGGCCGGCGCCGGCATGCTTTTCATCACTTTATGTACCGTTAGCTTCCAGGCCCTGAAAGCGGCACTGATGAACCCCATTAAAAGTCTGCGTGCTGAATGA
- a CDS encoding FAD-dependent monooxygenase codes for MNASTTPMQVPVLIAGGGVAGLSAALFLLQQGITPLLIERRRGTSIHPRARGFDIRTMELYRGIGLHESIREAGKTLAPAWGIHSGESLAAAIPKKLKKKKHNPQQLFGVKSLGAMSPEAGARCTQDLSEPVLLAAAQQRGADIHFNTELIAFQQHPDYVQATLRHRDTGEVMEVKASYMIAADGARSFVRETLQAPVSGKGPQGHLLNIYFEAPLGDFVRGREFSIMLIRRPGIRGMLTAINNSDRWVFHLSYDPAQADQYTIPHVTSILQSMIGLPDIPVRVLSILPWQPTTRVVNEMQHGRIFIAGDAAHTMTPYGGKGANSGIQDVHNLAWKLAAVLRGEATPILLTSYSPERQPVGLQAALFSGSRADEYGLLSMKKMNMTGMITNIMRIKLAEGMGMQKTVNRLIMKQLAGLAGLPDYRYQSAAIISNGNHSQISLNGQPGTRLPHAWIRQGQEKISTLDLAGTRFFLLTGSDNESWKHAAAEAPIALDIHAIDLIDTTKTVEALFGIASDGALLVRPDGFVAWQCMHFSDELNQVLKKILGFI; via the coding sequence ATGAACGCTTCCACTACCCCGATGCAAGTGCCGGTGCTGATCGCCGGCGGCGGCGTTGCGGGGCTCTCAGCAGCGCTGTTCCTGTTACAGCAAGGCATTACACCTTTATTAATCGAACGCCGTCGGGGTACTTCCATACATCCGCGGGCACGCGGCTTCGATATACGCACCATGGAACTCTACCGCGGCATCGGCCTGCACGAAAGCATCCGCGAAGCAGGCAAAACACTGGCGCCCGCCTGGGGCATACATTCCGGCGAAAGCCTGGCTGCCGCCATCCCTAAAAAATTGAAAAAGAAAAAGCACAATCCGCAACAGCTCTTCGGTGTGAAAAGTCTCGGCGCCATGAGCCCCGAAGCCGGTGCACGCTGCACACAGGACCTGTCGGAACCCGTGCTGCTGGCCGCCGCACAGCAACGGGGCGCCGACATACACTTCAACACCGAGCTCATTGCCTTCCAGCAACATCCCGATTATGTGCAGGCCACCCTGCGCCACCGCGATACCGGCGAAGTGATGGAAGTAAAAGCCAGCTATATGATTGCAGCCGACGGCGCCAGGAGCTTCGTCCGCGAAACGCTACAGGCACCGGTTTCCGGCAAAGGCCCGCAAGGCCATCTGCTCAACATCTATTTTGAAGCGCCGCTGGGCGACTTTGTTCGCGGACGTGAATTCAGCATTATGCTAATCAGGCGCCCCGGCATCAGGGGCATGCTCACCGCTATCAACAATAGCGACCGCTGGGTATTTCATCTGAGTTATGATCCTGCACAGGCAGATCAATATACCATCCCGCATGTCACCAGCATATTGCAAAGCATGATTGGCCTGCCTGATATCCCCGTGCGCGTACTCAGTATATTACCCTGGCAGCCTACCACCCGCGTAGTGAACGAGATGCAGCATGGGCGCATCTTCATCGCCGGTGATGCCGCCCACACCATGACGCCCTATGGCGGCAAAGGCGCCAACAGCGGCATCCAGGATGTTCACAACCTTGCCTGGAAACTTGCTGCCGTATTGCGGGGAGAAGCCACTCCCATACTGCTCACATCCTACTCGCCGGAACGCCAGCCCGTAGGCTTGCAAGCAGCACTCTTCTCCGGCAGCAGAGCCGATGAATACGGCCTGCTCTCCATGAAGAAAATGAATATGACCGGTATGATCACCAACATTATGCGCATCAAACTGGCAGAAGGAATGGGTATGCAAAAAACAGTCAACCGCCTCATCATGAAACAACTGGCAGGTTTAGCCGGATTGCCCGACTACCGCTATCAATCAGCGGCCATCATCAGCAACGGTAATCATTCACAGATAAGCCTCAACGGACAGCCAGGCACACGCCTCCCTCATGCCTGGATCAGGCAGGGACAGGAAAAAATATCCACGCTCGATCTCGCCGGTACCCGCTTCTTCCTGCTCACCGGCAGCGACAACGAATCCTGGAAACACGCTGCTGCAGAGGCTCCCATAGCGCTGGATATCCATGCCATTGATCTCATCGACACTACAAAAACAGTGGAAGCATTATTCGGTATCGCATCTGATGGCGCACTGCTGGTACGCCCCGATGGATTTGTAGCCTGGCAGTGTATGCATTTCAGTGATGAGCTGAATCAGGTGCTGAAGAAAATATTGGGCTTTATTTAG
- a CDS encoding helix-turn-helix domain-containing protein yields the protein MGYIKKNGSIREASCDEELRAMRDCLYVIGGKWKLLILRYLANRQELELNFTRILNDIEGMSPKVLTRELKDLEQNQLICRRQNDDKIPKVFYHLSEYGKTVIPLTEHIVQWGLNHRTKITA from the coding sequence ATGGGATACATTAAAAAAAACGGCAGTATAAGAGAAGCATCCTGTGACGAGGAGCTGCGGGCCATGCGGGATTGCCTGTATGTGATAGGAGGTAAATGGAAGCTCCTGATACTGCGTTACCTGGCCAACAGGCAGGAGCTTGAACTTAACTTCACGAGGATACTGAATGATATTGAAGGGATGTCGCCCAAGGTATTAACCAGGGAATTAAAGGATCTTGAGCAGAATCAGCTCATTTGCCGGAGACAAAATGATGATAAAATTCCAAAGGTATTTTATCATCTCAGTGAGTATGGTAAAACAGTCATACCACTAACTGAGCATATTGTGCAATGGGGATTAAACCACAGAACGAAAATCACAGCATGA
- a CDS encoding AraC family transcriptional regulator yields the protein MKFILPDPLQSQASMAERFPLSEERDLLPFLRATYITGAFGEIYQQQTPTDVYTIYLHFFRMKQAIRLQTIVSEPMVTLSYALKGNLTFLLNGSQKTLIQNGWYHLYYIPAGNYTVQMPKGEVVIFQINLPAKLIQGLGQNNQVMREVLENILTNSRRGLQQDAAEITPKVNSILDSIYSCELNEAERDIFLHARICDLLLLYLSAMNETQKDFCTKYHFSPEDLQSLRAAGAILAGELHKPIQLEEIARQVHLHVRKLTAGFRMLYGVSVYEWLTEVRMERAKQLLQNGHINIHDIAYEVGYNSASGFIRAFKTFTGYTPAHYQK from the coding sequence ATGAAATTCATACTACCAGATCCTTTACAAAGTCAGGCATCTATGGCTGAACGTTTCCCGCTAAGTGAAGAACGAGACTTGTTGCCCTTTTTAAGAGCCACCTACATTACCGGCGCTTTTGGTGAAATATATCAGCAACAAACCCCAACGGATGTTTATACCATTTATCTGCATTTCTTCCGTATGAAGCAGGCAATTCGCCTGCAAACAATTGTTTCAGAACCGATGGTCACATTAAGTTATGCGTTGAAGGGCAACCTTACTTTTTTGCTAAATGGCTCCCAAAAAACACTGATACAAAATGGATGGTATCATTTGTACTACATTCCGGCCGGCAATTACACGGTGCAGATGCCTAAAGGAGAAGTAGTGATATTTCAAATAAATCTGCCGGCGAAATTGATACAGGGCCTGGGACAAAATAATCAGGTGATGAGGGAGGTACTGGAGAATATACTAACCAACAGCAGGAGAGGGCTCCAGCAAGATGCCGCAGAAATTACTCCAAAGGTAAACTCCATACTGGACAGCATATATAGTTGCGAATTAAACGAGGCGGAAAGGGATATTTTTCTGCATGCCCGAATCTGTGATTTGTTGTTATTGTATTTGTCTGCAATGAATGAAACACAAAAGGATTTTTGTACAAAGTATCATTTTTCTCCTGAAGACCTGCAATCTCTGCGAGCGGCCGGCGCTATACTGGCCGGCGAATTACATAAGCCGATACAGCTGGAGGAAATCGCAAGGCAGGTACATTTACATGTCCGGAAACTGACAGCAGGTTTTCGTATGCTCTATGGGGTTAGTGTATATGAATGGTTGACGGAAGTAAGAATGGAGAGGGCGAAGCAGTTGTTACAAAACGGGCATATCAACATTCATGATATAGCCTATGAAGTTGGGTACAATTCAGCATCGGGTTTTATCAGGGCTTTTAAAACCTTCACTGGTTATACACCTGCGCATTACCAGAAATAA
- a CDS encoding helix-turn-helix transcriptional regulator, with translation MKKIRDELIRTISSIKNGRKAKGETITEAEIADKVGVSEEQLHAYLNGEQKIPGDFISKVNSAFNLIITMVQFTDEVDFPDPLEEEIGSDESNRKSLEACISIIKGHGRANGETITEEDIANQIGISAEQIDVWLKGEVPTPADLTGRLLSAYQPLLDAVRMENNKEHLKRTVVWVRNLGLAAGRNIQLEEMAGKIGISVEQLYNCLNDQSIVEDDFANRLESAYPELFQREMSVEMTEDFYQIMERYSGGH, from the coding sequence ATGAAAAAAATCAGGGACGAGTTAATAAGAACTATTTCATCAATAAAGAATGGGAGAAAAGCAAAGGGAGAGACTATTACTGAAGCAGAAATTGCTGATAAGGTGGGTGTTTCCGAAGAACAGTTGCATGCTTATCTGAATGGAGAACAAAAGATCCCGGGTGATTTTATATCCAAAGTTAATTCGGCTTTTAACTTGATAATTACCATGGTACAGTTCACTGACGAAGTAGATTTTCCTGATCCGTTGGAGGAAGAAATAGGATCTGATGAAAGCAACAGAAAATCTCTGGAAGCCTGCATTTCCATTATTAAGGGGCATGGACGAGCTAACGGGGAAACTATTACAGAGGAAGATATAGCAAACCAGATAGGGATTTCCGCGGAGCAAATTGATGTCTGGTTAAAAGGGGAAGTGCCAACTCCTGCTGATCTGACGGGCAGGCTGCTATCTGCTTATCAGCCTCTTCTTGATGCTGTGAGGATGGAGAATAATAAAGAGCATCTAAAACGTACGGTCGTTTGGGTTAGGAATCTTGGGTTAGCGGCCGGAAGGAATATTCAGCTGGAAGAGATGGCGGGGAAAATAGGTATTTCTGTTGAACAGCTGTATAATTGCCTGAACGACCAGAGTATAGTAGAGGATGATTTTGCAAATAGGCTGGAATCGGCTTACCCGGAGCTTTTTCAGCGGGAAATGAGTGTTGAGATGACGGAGGATTTTTATCAGATAATGGAAAGGTATAGCGGAGGTCATTAG
- a CDS encoding zinc-binding alcohol dehydrogenase family protein produces the protein MNAVRLVISGENNQLADDSNYPKPAIKNPHQVLIRVKTAGINPIDWQMFQGKNEIRMLNSDILGRELVGVVEEVGSAVVNFRQHDEVFLAIGSMGSNGAFAEYVVAPEEIVAHKPQKLSAEQVAALPIAYVTAWQAVSRLQLPKDVSILILGASGGVGKALVNVLHHFGYHKIIATAGNDYSTTELMKQGLANNQIVSYKLPDVAQELLTFNKGLYDVVIDCIGNQMTEIGAASLKREGLFTDITNLRTEEANDILFQKAALIMNISRYAEPELYYKYGEILQQVSGMLETQAGWHLQEVLNLGKLSARNLHKAFDLMKKNETNGKKLILEVL, from the coding sequence ATGAACGCAGTACGATTGGTCATCTCCGGGGAAAACAACCAGTTAGCAGACGATAGTAATTATCCTAAACCTGCCATTAAAAACCCTCACCAGGTGCTTATCAGGGTTAAAACGGCAGGTATTAACCCGATTGACTGGCAAATGTTTCAAGGGAAGAATGAGATACGCATGCTGAACTCCGATATTTTAGGCAGGGAGCTTGTTGGCGTAGTAGAAGAAGTGGGCAGTGCAGTGGTAAATTTCAGGCAGCACGACGAAGTTTTCCTTGCTATCGGCAGTATGGGCAGCAACGGCGCTTTTGCGGAATATGTAGTAGCACCGGAAGAAATAGTGGCGCATAAACCTCAAAAACTCAGTGCTGAACAGGTGGCTGCACTTCCCATTGCGTATGTTACCGCCTGGCAGGCGGTTTCCAGGTTACAATTGCCCAAAGATGTTTCTATACTCATCCTGGGTGCATCCGGAGGCGTAGGCAAGGCTTTAGTTAATGTGCTGCATCATTTCGGGTATCATAAAATAATCGCAACTGCCGGGAATGATTATAGTACCACCGAATTAATGAAACAGGGGCTAGCCAACAATCAAATTGTCTCATACAAACTTCCGGATGTAGCACAGGAATTACTAACGTTTAATAAGGGACTGTATGATGTTGTAATAGACTGCATAGGAAACCAGATGACCGAAATAGGAGCGGCCTCCCTGAAAAGAGAAGGATTATTTACAGACATTACCAATCTGAGAACGGAAGAGGCGAATGATATACTGTTTCAGAAAGCGGCGCTGATTATGAATATTTCCCGTTATGCCGAACCGGAATTGTATTATAAATATGGAGAAATACTGCAACAGGTGTCCGGAATGCTGGAAACACAGGCAGGATGGCATTTACAGGAGGTGCTTAATTTAGGAAAACTGTCCGCCCGTAATTTGCATAAAGCTTTTGATTTAATGAAAAAGAATGAAACCAATGGGAAGAAGCTTATTTTGGAAGTGCTGTAA
- the nadC gene encoding carboxylating nicotinate-nucleotide diphosphorylase produces the protein MSENTAHLTTQEFIAAALLEDVGNGDYSTLASIPADAKGKAVLKIKDEGILAGMQLAQDIFHHLEEDAKFTLYKKDGDAVDNGETAFTVEASVHTILKAERLVLNCMQRMSGIATLTNKYTDKIKGYKTKILDTRKTTPLFREYEKQAVRIGGGYNLRMGLYDMIMLKDNHIDFCGGIEQAIQKTNEYLAANNRHLKIEIETRNLDDVRRVLAVGNVHRIMLDNYSPELLEEAIELIDGKYETEASGGISLDNIISYARTGVDYVSCGAIIHHAVSMDLSLKAHKI, from the coding sequence ATGTCCGAAAATACAGCGCATTTGACAACGCAGGAATTCATTGCCGCAGCATTGCTCGAGGACGTGGGCAATGGCGATTACTCTACACTGGCATCCATACCAGCCGATGCGAAAGGTAAGGCGGTACTTAAAATAAAGGACGAAGGCATATTGGCAGGCATGCAGCTGGCGCAGGATATTTTTCATCATCTGGAAGAAGATGCAAAATTCACCCTCTATAAAAAAGATGGTGATGCTGTAGATAATGGTGAAACCGCGTTTACCGTTGAAGCCAGCGTGCATACCATATTAAAAGCAGAAAGACTGGTGCTTAACTGCATGCAGCGCATGAGCGGCATCGCAACGCTTACCAATAAGTACACCGATAAAATAAAAGGCTACAAAACCAAAATACTCGATACCCGCAAAACCACGCCGCTGTTCCGCGAATACGAAAAGCAGGCAGTGCGCATTGGCGGCGGTTACAACCTTCGCATGGGATTGTACGATATGATCATGCTGAAGGACAACCATATCGACTTTTGTGGCGGCATAGAGCAGGCCATACAGAAAACCAACGAGTACCTTGCCGCCAACAACCGCCACCTGAAAATAGAGATCGAGACCCGTAACCTCGATGATGTGCGCCGTGTGCTTGCTGTCGGCAATGTACACCGCATCATGCTCGATAACTACTCGCCGGAACTATTGGAAGAAGCAATTGAGCTGATTGACGGTAAGTACGAGACCGAGGCGTCGGGCGGTATCAGTCTCGATAACATTATTTCATATGCCCGTACTGGTGTCGATTACGTCTCATGTGGCGCTATCATACATCATGCTGTGAGCATGGACCTTAGTTTAAAAGCACACAAAATTTAG
- a CDS encoding glycoside hydrolase domain-containing protein, with protein sequence MIRKLFLIAAIFSFINGYAQNSADLYQVDALEKVFKERTYFPPLADDTIRAAAGETATIQLVLKANRPIRRLSANAVCLPGNAAKLNAKTGWVTYVPVGRRYTPPSKDLLYSVSGYFPDPIVDDTLLNLSQGDINPLWISVPIPANTPAGVYMVQTDVNGLVNTQKERFRKVVPVKIYPVAVSATSLWISNWSAHFNPVTLELLNKGRKVELYSPLYWELLKVHAEIMGSHNQNVYRIYPTWNTKYTLNNGRYSFDFTNFDKEVKLFEDAGALKQIEGGHLAWRSGAWDDPFFVEVPLEDNEETRKLKQAPNPSASFYGMRSVLLPVSDARAQNFLNQFLPALKEHLEKNGRLEKYLQHISDEPTAQNAPSYVEISSYVKKYLPGVKIMDAVLTSKELKDGIDLWVPVLDVYHKDYSFYQELKKNGKEIWFYTCVGPRGNYANRFIELPLIQTRYLHWINYKYGATGYLHWGLNFWGGRDPLRDDASRDRGRLPAGDANIVYPGYRKLYTSIRFEAMRDGIYDYELLKMLEQKDAAKAKALVNELIMNFNDYDSSIRYFREVRKRLLEALSR encoded by the coding sequence ATGATAAGAAAGCTATTTTTGATTGCCGCCATCTTTTCCTTTATAAACGGCTATGCGCAAAACAGTGCAGACCTATACCAGGTAGATGCCCTGGAAAAAGTATTCAAAGAAAGGACTTATTTTCCTCCGCTTGCAGATGATACCATTCGTGCCGCCGCAGGGGAAACGGCCACTATTCAGCTGGTCCTGAAAGCGAACAGGCCGATCCGGAGGCTATCGGCTAATGCCGTTTGTTTGCCTGGTAATGCTGCAAAGCTCAATGCCAAAACCGGCTGGGTGACTTATGTTCCGGTTGGCAGAAGGTATACACCTCCCTCAAAAGACCTGCTGTATTCAGTGTCGGGATATTTCCCGGACCCTATCGTTGATGATACATTGCTGAATCTGTCTCAGGGCGACATCAACCCTTTATGGATATCCGTTCCGATACCGGCTAATACTCCAGCTGGTGTATACATGGTACAAACAGATGTAAATGGCCTGGTAAATACACAGAAGGAGCGATTCAGGAAAGTTGTTCCCGTTAAAATTTATCCTGTTGCCGTATCAGCAACCTCACTTTGGATCAGCAACTGGTCGGCCCATTTTAATCCGGTAACGCTGGAGTTGTTGAATAAAGGGCGGAAAGTGGAACTGTACTCGCCATTGTACTGGGAATTATTGAAAGTGCACGCGGAAATAATGGGCTCCCACAACCAGAATGTATATCGTATCTATCCTACCTGGAATACAAAGTACACATTGAATAACGGCAGGTACAGTTTTGATTTTACCAACTTTGATAAAGAAGTGAAGCTGTTTGAAGATGCAGGCGCGCTGAAGCAGATCGAAGGCGGGCACCTGGCCTGGCGTTCCGGGGCATGGGACGATCCTTTTTTTGTGGAAGTGCCGCTGGAGGATAATGAGGAAACGCGAAAATTAAAACAGGCTCCCAATCCATCGGCGTCTTTTTATGGTATGCGTTCCGTGCTGCTGCCGGTAAGTGATGCAAGGGCACAGAATTTTCTGAACCAGTTCCTGCCGGCATTAAAAGAACATCTGGAGAAAAACGGCCGGCTGGAAAAGTATCTGCAGCATATATCTGATGAACCCACCGCCCAAAATGCCCCTTCCTATGTTGAGATCAGTAGCTATGTTAAAAAATACCTGCCAGGTGTAAAGATCATGGATGCCGTACTAACTTCAAAAGAACTAAAAGACGGTATTGACCTATGGGTACCCGTATTGGATGTTTATCATAAGGATTATTCGTTTTACCAGGAGCTGAAAAAGAACGGAAAGGAAATATGGTTTTATACCTGCGTAGGACCCCGGGGAAACTATGCTAACCGGTTTATTGAACTGCCGTTGATCCAGACCCGTTACCTGCACTGGATTAACTATAAATATGGAGCCACTGGGTACTTACATTGGGGATTGAATTTTTGGGGAGGACGTGATCCGCTGAGAGATGATGCATCACGCGATCGCGGGAGGCTTCCTGCCGGAGATGCCAATATTGTCTATCCCGGCTACAGGAAATTATACACCTCCATCCGTTTTGAGGCCATGCGCGATGGTATTTATGACTATGAGTTGTTAAAAATGCTGGAACAAAAAGACGCTGCTAAGGCTAAGGCACTCGTCAATGAACTGATCATGAATTTCAATGACTATGATAGCAGTATCCGTTATTTCCGGGAAGTCAGAAAACGGCTCCTGGAAGCCCTGAGCCGGTAG